Proteins co-encoded in one Oreochromis aureus strain Israel breed Guangdong linkage group 3, ZZ_aureus, whole genome shotgun sequence genomic window:
- the LOC120437384 gene encoding NXPE family member 3-like has product MCFVSQFRSGSVTETTKCHVCLRPTQQPVCNYTDLQTGEPWFCYKPKNLSCDARILHLRAGYQQITAMDQLFQRGVNMKVSIPASGPAGVTVLPKKKDNSEESSNSVGPGPSGYYYQGVWRALDDTTVHQFNTPSAITQCLKGKVVHLYGDSTIRQWFEYFIATVRDLKEFNLHSEKKVGPFMALNYENNIMVTYRVHGPPLHFTKVPTSELRYIANELDNVIGGRNTVVVIGIWAHFCTFPTEIYIRRLQSIRRAVVLLLSRAPDTLVVIRTGNPKALKLHEVLTNSDWYSLQRDKVLRAMFKGLNVNLVDAWEMVLAHHLPHQLHPQFPIIKNMINVLLSYICPQKDG; this is encoded by the exons ATGTGCTTCGTGAGCCAGTTCCGCTCAGGCTCAGTTACTGAAACTACCAAATGTCACGTATGTTTGCGTCCAACCCAGCAGCCTGTGTGCAACTACACTGACCTCCAAACAGGTGAGCCGTGGTTCTGCTACAAGCCAAAGAATCTGAGTTGTGATGCCAGGATCCTCCACTTAAGGGCTGGATATCAGCAAATCACAGCAATGGACCAGCTCTTTCAGAG AGGTGTCAATATGAAAGTCTCCATTCCAGCTTCAGGACCTGCCGGTGTCACTGTTTTGCCCAAGAAGAAAG ATAATTCAGAGGAGAGCAGCAATAGTGTTGGACCTGGACCCTCTGGCTATTACTACCAGGGTGTGTGGAGAGCACTAGATGACACCACAGTTCATCAATTCAACACTCCATCAGCCATCACTCAGTGTCTGAAGGGAAAGGTGGTTCACTTGTATGGAGACTCCACCATCAGGCAGTGGTTTGAATACTTTATTGCAACAGTACGAG ATCTCAAGGAGTTTAACTTGCATAGTGAGAAGAAAGTTGGACCTTTTATGGCTCTGAACTATGAAAACAACATCATGGTGACTTACCGTGTGCACGGGCCTCCTCTCCATTTTACCAAAGTGCCAACCAGCGAGTTGCGTTATATTGCCAACGAGTTAGACAATGTGATTGGAGGTAGAAACACCGTTGTAGTTATTGGCATCTGGGCACACTTCTGCACTTTCCCCACTGAGATCTACATCCGACGGTTGCAGAGCATTCGGAGGGCAGTGGTCTTGCTTCTGTCCAGGGCTCCAGATACACTGGTTGTTATTCGGACTGGAAACCCCAAAGCTTTGAAACTTCATGAAGTACTAACTAACAGCGACTGGTACTCACTGCAGAGAGACAAAGTGCTCAGAGCCATGTTTAAAGGACTGAATGTCAATCTGGTGGATGCCTGGGAGATGGTCTTAGCCCATCACCTGCCACATCAGCTCCACCCACAATTCCCCATTATTAAGAACATGATTAACGTTCTCTTGTCCTACATATGCCCTCAAAAGGATGGCTAG